One window from the genome of Malacoplasma penetrans HF-2 encodes:
- a CDS encoding viroplasmin family protein: MSKKYYAVVKGKKPGIFETWKECESNVKGFKGAIYKSFFSYEEAKQYLDSNNSSDEIRNDNELKKVIEADTLNGIVSIFVDGSYNKFLQQIGYGILIINSSNKNDWIKINNKLTEKEFNEYKKHLNISGEIIGTLEAIKYCVNHNLNKIKIYYDYEGIEKWANNSWDAKTPISLMYKQSLSQLLKSFNISLMFQKVKAHSDIEYNDIADSLAKQSVGIKS, encoded by the coding sequence ATGTCTAAGAAATATTATGCTGTAGTGAAAGGTAAAAAACCTGGAATTTTTGAAACTTGAAAAGAATGTGAATCAAATGTTAAAGGATTCAAAGGGGCAATATACAAAAGTTTTTTCTCTTATGAAGAAGCTAAACAATATTTAGATTCAAATAATTCAAGTGATGAAATTAGAAACGATAATGAATTAAAAAAAGTTATAGAAGCAGATACATTAAATGGGATAGTAAGCATTTTTGTAGATGGATCATATAATAAGTTTTTACAACAAATAGGATATGGGATTTTGATTATTAACAGTTCTAATAAAAATGATTGAATTAAAATTAATAACAAATTAACAGAAAAAGAATTCAATGAATATAAAAAACACCTTAATATATCTGGTGAAATTATTGGAACTTTAGAAGCAATAAAATATTGTGTAAACCATAATCTTAATAAAATTAAGATTTATTATGATTATGAAGGAATTGAGAAATGGGCTAATAATTCTTGGGATGCAAAAACTCCAATTTCTTTAATGTATAAGCAATCATTATCTCAACTATTAAAATCTTTTAATATTTCTTTAATGTTTCAAAAAGTAAAAGCTCACTCTGATATAGAATATAATGACATTGCTGATTCATTAGCTAAGCAATCTGTTGGGATAAAATCTTAA
- a CDS encoding DUF1600 domain-containing protein, with protein MNANFNEINSLLKKSKELSITKWFNNLVKTIKSYKWLDWFALFCFLIFTVSTAFVIENLVQALRGTNGHLVGWDTLDKFTDQSNVLLWVYMLFYIFFKRHVFLKGNMWLLSNMTYIFFTLIGYNVILIGISGNSYGDNFLSIFQSAWYHVLSPVLFLVFGFCYFYYNPNQQPKVLWKAVLKAMIYPTIYVIYVATIPFVLNANLYNGGATYTVYGDFTNLKDHLGKALPVILGMWLIFFPGSYIAFYYSWIGFNKLNNKKK; from the coding sequence ATGAATGCAAATTTTAATGAAATTAACTCCCTGTTAAAAAAGAGTAAAGAGTTATCAATAACCAAATGATTTAATAATTTGGTTAAAACAATTAAAAGCTATAAATGATTAGATTGATTTGCTTTATTTTGTTTTCTAATATTTACAGTTTCAACTGCATTTGTTATTGAAAATTTAGTTCAAGCGCTAAGAGGAACTAATGGTCACTTAGTTGGATGAGATACATTAGATAAATTCACTGATCAAAGTAATGTATTGCTTTGAGTATATATGTTATTTTATATCTTCTTTAAAAGACATGTTTTTCTAAAAGGTAATATGTGATTACTTTCTAATATGACTTACATTTTCTTTACATTAATTGGATACAATGTAATTCTTATTGGAATATCAGGAAATTCATATGGGGATAACTTTTTATCAATTTTCCAAAGTGCCTGATATCATGTTTTATCTCCAGTTTTATTTTTAGTTTTTGGGTTTTGTTATTTTTACTATAACCCAAACCAACAACCTAAGGTTTTGTGAAAAGCGGTTTTAAAAGCAATGATTTATCCAACAATTTATGTGATTTATGTTGCCACTATTCCTTTTGTTTTAAATGCTAATCTATATAATGGTGGTGCTACATATACAGTTTATGGAGATTTCACAAATCTAAAAGATCATTTAGGAAAAGCACTTCCAGTAATTTTGGGAATGTGATTAATATTTTTTCCAGGAAGTTATATAGCTTTTTATTATTCTTGAATTGGTTTTAATAAACTTAATAACAAAAAGAAATAA
- a CDS encoding phosphotransferase: MDDINKAIELFLNNTNFKKEDIKKIKNIHLGYTNKSFLFILKNKDKYQIRISKNNQIIDRNIEQKILPFLKNNIFVYMDKDGNAIKRWIEGYNPKFLFNRKKLLSKLVSSIIELHNIDIKKVDIAIHDYFEYCDNDTKVKYQDWYDLYEKLLNRYKDLDFVFSHNDINPLNMIYETKTKNIILIDYEWARINYRYFDLANFFRETNFKAKWLKYICSLYPQLKYEVLLDFCFICTFFAHLWSFKIEQSKKILKYRKKNLKRLNYFYLLVSK, from the coding sequence ATGGATGATATTAATAAAGCTATTGAATTGTTTTTAAATAATACAAATTTTAAAAAAGAAGATATTAAAAAAATTAAAAATATTCACTTAGGATATACCAATAAATCTTTTTTGTTTATTTTAAAAAACAAAGATAAATATCAAATTAGAATTTCTAAAAATAATCAAATTATTGATAGAAACATTGAACAAAAAATATTACCTTTTTTAAAAAATAACATTTTTGTTTATATGGATAAAGATGGCAATGCAATTAAGAGATGAATTGAAGGGTATAATCCTAAGTTTTTGTTTAATAGAAAAAAATTATTATCCAAGTTAGTTAGCTCTATTATTGAATTACATAACATTGATATCAAAAAAGTTGATATTGCTATTCATGATTACTTTGAATATTGTGATAATGATACTAAAGTTAAGTATCAAGATTGATATGATTTGTATGAGAAGTTATTGAATAGATACAAAGATTTAGATTTTGTTTTTTCTCATAATGACATTAATCCTTTGAATATGATCTATGAAACTAAAACTAAAAATATTATTTTGATTGACTATGAGTGGGCAAGAATAAATTACAGATATTTTGATTTAGCCAATTTTTTTAGAGAAACAAATTTTAAAGCAAAGTGACTGAAATATATTTGTTCACTATATCCTCAACTAAAATATGAAGTTTTATTAGACTTTTGTTTTATTTGTACTTTCTTTGCTCATCTTTGATCTTTTAAAATTGAGCAATCTAAAAAAATTCTGAAGTATAGAAAAAAGAATTTAAAGAGATTAAATTATTTTTATTTGCTTGTAAGTAAATAA